One Cardiocondyla obscurior isolate alpha-2009 linkage group LG02, Cobs3.1, whole genome shotgun sequence genomic window, gcgacaggggctagcgtacgtaaccctaAGAGGCAAAGGCAAAGAGATGAAAAAACGGGGGGgaaatcggtcatcggcaatccggccggcgcggtacacacatgcggcacatgtgaaactcgacgcacacgacgcaaCACGACTCTAAAgttacgttcgctagctgtcgTCGGCGTagcaaacgccatatctgctttccaGCGTACATAGCATTCATAGCAATCTTATAGTGGGTTATTTCATGtatcttttaaatcataaattaattttactaactCAGTACGTTTCTTCTGAACCATTTCTATAATACTATTAGTACTAAAATCACAATCACTTACTTTAGAACTCTTTAAAGCATGTACAGATATTACATCTGCTAAACATAAAACATGTAAACCACAATCATAACCATTAGTTTGCTGTGGACTAGCCATCTCAATATATTTCCCATCTTGGTTCtgctgaaaatattttattattttcagtgCAAGCTTTTTTGCAGAAGAGTTGTTGACACCACTTGATGAATCAAAATGATAACATATCTTTTCTAAATGAGAATATATCAATAAGCTCCAATGTGTGCCACCTGGTTCATTGCTATCACAGTTGTtgagaggaaaaaatataaatttataatttgtagcCCCAATAGGttcaagaaatatattatactgtGAAGGATGCTGCATTTTTAACAGCTGAGCCACTTCAGgtccaataaataataattggcTTTCTTTGTTATATTGTTGATTCAGATATTCAAAATAGAATCCTATTATAGTATCATTAAGCCAATCATTTCTTTGCAGTAATGCAACATCTGAATTTCTGAGTAAATAATCGTGATAACTCAACACAATATCATTATTGTCTGGATTTGTTGGACAAGCATCATGCTCCGAATTTGTAGGTAACAGCATAGTACTAAAATCAGatcacaaaagaaaattaaagatttattttattgtaaaatatataaattatatccggtattaattttgttatatttttctttgcatcttgctaataaaacttttaacaaacaactttatatttaatacattttcattatacttataaatataaatatacacgaGATAGTTACAAgcgtctttttcttctcttgaTATAAATGCCAGCTTTGTTTGAAACGTTATAACACTCTTTCTTCATTCACTTTTCCTTTAAACTACATATACTTTCCGTTTGTGAATTATTCGTGTTTTCGTTTACGATAAAGGTAGTGCGTGTTAACAAATATCATGATCGTGTATTTGCAGCAACATGTACGCATAGAGCTGTATTCATAGTAGcctaataaaaagaaaaaaaaaattagtttaattcTAAGAAAATCCGCTACGAACCGCCGCCGTTAACTAAGGTAGTGATGAGAGTCAACCGACGTAAATCAAATAGCCAATCATCGTCGTTGAACAACCGTCGTGGACCAGATGCAGCACGAATGCACCCAGTATCGCGATGCATCATCCGCGCCACGTTCTCGTGTAAAAAAACATCCGTTCTAGATAGTCGTTCTAGATTTCGGAAAATCTCGAAAAGAACGATCGGACATCGCCGCGTTTTAAAGGCGCAGTTTTCAATCGCCGCCTGATTCAACCCTCTTCACGCTGTGATCTATGGCGGCGTAATTGCGCGCGCTCACGACACCGCCACGGGCCTCCATTTTGTCACGTTTTCTGCGCGCATCCCCCACCGGGATAGAAAACAACCGAAGGTCGACGCTGCCTCGTCGCGTTCGCGGGACCGAGCGCTATTTGGTTAGGTCGTTGGTTGCGTTGTTACGTCTGGCTTCTCGAAACAGTAAGTAAAATCGCGTCGCAGCTGATGCATTTGCTTTCGCGTTAACGTTTCACGTCAACCGCGAACAGCGTGCCGTCCGCGCGACGACGCCGCGCCTCCGCTAGAgacccgcgcgcgcgcgcgcgtatgtatGTGGTGGCGTATAAAAGTGTGTTGCACCTCGAttgaggagaaagagagcgcgagaaACTCCATCGCGAAGTCGAAATGCAGCCTCGCTCGGTCTGTGCCGCTCGCGACTATCGTCTGTGATTCTGTCACCTGCGGATGTCATCGTCGACGTCTCCGAAGCCGTCGTTATCGCCGTTGCCGCCACCAACGCCACTCGTCGCGCCAGTCGGCACTCCTCGTCCGGTGGCGTCGTGACGCCGCCGTTGcctccgtcgacgccacgtCCCCGAGAACGGCCCGCTCTCTTTATAACCTCCAACGTTTGTTATAACCTATATAATTATAACCTCAGATTCGCACCGATACGCGGTCCGACGCCGTCCGGTTGTGCTTG contains:
- the LOC139113159 gene encoding sentrin-specific protease 8 isoform X1; translated protein: MKKECYNVSNKAGIYIKRRKRRFTMLLPTNSEHDACPTNPDNNDIVLSYHDYLLRNSDVALLQRNDWLNDTIIGFYFEYLNQQYNKESQLLFIGPEVAQLLKMQHPSQYNIFLEPIGATNYKFIFFPLNNCDSNEPGGTHWSLLIYSHLEKICYHFDSSSGVNNSSAKKLALKIIKYFQQNQDGKYIEMASPQQTNGYDCGLHVLCLADVISVHALKSSKVSDCDFSTNSIIEMVQKKRTELVKLIYDLKDT
- the LOC139113159 gene encoding sentrin-specific protease 8 isoform X2, whose translation is MKKECYNVSNKAGIYIKRRKRRFTMLLPTNSEHDACPTNPDNNDIVLSYHDYLLRNSDVALLQRNDWLNDTIIGFYFEYLNQQYNKESQLLFIGPEVAQLLKMQHPSQYNIFLEPIGATNYKFIFFPLNNCDSNEPGGTHWSLLIYSHLEKICYHFDSSSGVNNSSAKKLALKIIKYFQQNQDGKYIEMASPQQTNGYDCGLHVLCLADVISVHALKSSKKYFKCEINQPLLEHHLFDAHHDLKL